The following coding sequences lie in one Arachis hypogaea cultivar Tifrunner chromosome 4, arahy.Tifrunner.gnm2.J5K5, whole genome shotgun sequence genomic window:
- the LOC112797221 gene encoding uncharacterized protein — MFFICNSQEFLSWNMDPTMKQFQQKLTEVELEAELLLLARHQMVENDKLRNGNREALTALRKRARTTKTSVPTPFESMMKGVEGSRSRPLVQEVCNTCGNHDSFEKTWMMFPGTDMFASIPFHAAHTILETDQPRLDFEAKKLQSIVKEKSLLISETGALADKIGPGVVRSLVTLND; from the exons atgttttttatttgCAACTCGCAGGAGTTTCTTTCTTGGAATATGGATCCTACCATGAAACAATTCCAACAAAAATTAACAGAAGTGGAACTGGAAGCCGAGCTTCTTCTTTTGGCCCGGCATCAG ATGGTTGAGAATGATAAATTGAGAAATGGGAATAGAGAAGCACTGACTGCATTAAGGAAGAGGGCTCGGACAACCAAGACTAGTGTTCCGACTCCTTTTGAATCGATGATGAAGGGAGTCGAAGGGTCGAGGTCAAGACCCTTGGTGCAAGAAGTGTGTAACACCTGTGGTAACCATGATTCATTCGAGAAGACGTGGATGATGTTTCCAGGAACTGATATGTTTGCCAGCATCCCATTCCATGCTGCCCACACTATCTTGGAAACAG ATCAACCTCGACTTGACTTTGAGGCAAAGAAGCTACAGAGCATAGTGAAGGAAAAATCATTACTTATTTCAGAGACAGGTGCCCTTGCTGATAAGATAGGACCAGGCGTGGTTAGATCTCTTGTAACCTTAAACGACTAG